In the Salvia miltiorrhiza cultivar Shanhuang (shh) chromosome 8, IMPLAD_Smil_shh, whole genome shotgun sequence genome, GGGCGCGCTACACTGGTGGGGACCACAACGAGGATGCTCCTGAGCATCAACCTCGGCGTCGCAGTATGAGACAGGATACTGGCAAGCGCCCGAGGGGACAACTAGTGGACACCTCATCGAGCAGCAGCCATCACGATCAGAGCATTGGGGGCGACCGTTGATTCTGGTCGAAGGTCTCACAGTCACAGAGCCCCGAGGCCTAGGCACGAGGATGCTCCTGCACCATCACAGTGGAGCGAGGAGGATTGGCAGCGCATGCAGCACATGATGCGCGAGAGTGAGGAACGGGTAGCGAGGACCGTGGAGGACAGCCTGTTCAGGAGGATTAAGAATTGGTTCGAGGACAAGTTGGATGCTATGCGTTGCCGATGCTCGCATAGCACTGATGTTCACGTGCCCAGACCTGCTCCACGATCTCACTCTGACAGGAGACGCGAGCCCCAGCCCGAGCCCGACTCCGATCCGGCGCAGCCTACATCCTCAGAGGCCCCATCGCATCACCGATCCCCTGCACATGAGTCTCCTGCACGAGAGGTGGGACAGACCACTGGTGATGCCATGCACACCCCGCAGTGGCAGCATGATCCGTTTGGTGGCCCGACTAGTTTTTGGCATGTGCAGACTCCGCACATGGGTGTCCACCACATGCCCACATTCGAGGCGTCCAGTTCTTATGATGGGCCACGCTACTCGTGGGCTGAGCCGGGCACGAGTTCAGCATACCCTTTTGAGCCGGCCCGTTCTTCGGCTCTGATCCTGACTCAAGATGAGATGCACGAGTATTGGAAGCAGTTTAGTGGGGTATGTTGTCGTTGCATTAAATTTacatgtcatttaatttaaattatgtcaacATTGTTTAACTTGCGTTGTTTTAAGTGAATTATAGGGAGTTTCTGAGGCAGTAGCTGCTGTTCCCCTCAGTATTTGTGCACCAGAGGTTCCACGCAGAAGCCGCCGAGAACGGAACCCGTCGGCTGCACTTCGATCACCGTACGTGCACAGCGCCGTGCCGAGACCCGTCGACTCACAGTATGTCGACGGGTTTGAGCGTATGATGGAAGCTGGCCGCAGTGGCCACTACCAGACGGTTTCGGTGGCAGAGAGCGAGCACCCTCTCCCGTATAAGTTTTGGACCACTATGCAAAACACGAGGACCGACCTCTCGTCCAATGTTGGTTAATTTATGAATCAGTTGTTATCATGTAAGTCTGGTCACTTATTACTAACATTTAAGTACGTGCAGGCTGTTGATATGtacatgatgatgatgagatcGAGGTTGATGAGGGGTGATGACTTGATAGACGGTGTTGATGCGAGGACCACTATCATATTGGATACAGAATTATTCGtaagcatttaattaaatattatgttgttataatcaaatatgcttttaatataatgtttaaTTGCTGCAGAAATATTTCGATGATGAATTCGCGGAGTTGCTAAAACAGTGGCGCAGTATGTTTCCCGCGAGGGAAGAAGGACGGCTTGCGAAGTCTGACGCAGTTTTTGCTTCGTGGGAACCGCATCCCAAGAAGATGTATCTGGTGCATGGGCATGGGGTATCTTCGACTCAAGGCTCTTGGATGCATGCCACATCGGTACACATATATATCTACAGTATAAATATGTTGgagtagttcattttttatttcctctTCACTAATTGCATTTTCGTGTGCAGCTCATTTTGCCTATACATGTGTGTGGACGTTACATTACATGCCGAGTGGATTTGCTGAGGGGTATTTGCGACATCTTCGATTCGCAGTTGTTCAAGACCCTGGCGCAGAAGCGCTACGATGTGATCGCCGCTCTATATTCGCTGCAGTGCCTGTTGGGTAGGCTGCTTGACGTGTCCAGGTGGTTCGAAAGGACAGAGATTGTCCAAAACCCGTTGGAAAACCTTGGATGGCGAAGGTTGAAAATCCAATATGCCCCTGAGAATGAGCAGTTTGAGCAGCCAAATCAATGCAGCTCCGGTGTTTATGCGTGCATGTATGTGGAGCGTCTGATATCAGGCTCGCCGAGCCTTGCGTGGGGCAATGGGCACGCCGCCGACTATAGGCGCAAGATAGGCAGTAGCATCTATGAGTTTTGCATCCCCGCATCGCAATAGATTATGTATTTATacatttaaatgataattatgcAAATGACGTTTTGATTAGAGGTTGGAGTATCTGTTTGAGTATTTTTCTATGAGTTTCCACTTGCATCCTagataaaattatcaaataagaTGATTTACTGAAGTAGCCGCCAGTAATTCATTACCCGCCATTAGTAGCCGCTTGAAAAAATGTCAGCGGCTACCGACGGCGGGTAATGAATTTCTGGCGGCTACTTGTAAATTTCATCTTATTTGATAGTTTAATGCATAACCAAGCTATCTCTGGGTATTTTATGCTATTAACTAaacttttatataaaacattgttcacttctccaaagtctcattcataatttcaactcaTAATTGTTAAGACATGTCCATGTTGTTCATTACTAAAGGCGTGTGTTTTCTGtttcaaatatttcaaatcaGGCTGCACAAAAGCTTCTAAAACATCAAAAAACTGCTAAAATTctaagtatccgccagtaaaacaATATCCGCGCCCAGTAGCCGCTGATGTTTTTGTTGGGCGGCTACTAGTGTTAAACActgaattactggcggataatgaGAAATCCATGGTTTTTGCTAGTTCATCGATATTATGCAAGTGACATAGCTTCGAAATTTATTCAATCAGTATCCAATACTCCCAACTTCAGAACATCAATTACTGGAATGAAAAAACATCAATATCCAtcgaaatttaatataaaaagaaattaaactaCTGCTCCCAGCCCGTACCCTTGCATGCTCTACGTGTGTGGCCAGGCGAGCCACATAGACAACAGGTTTTGGGTGCTCGTTTTCTCAGACTACTTGATGCATCCGCTGTAGTAGTCCTCTGAGTCGGCCTCTCACCAGCTGAAGgaattctagattctcttggtcgACCAGCTTGTCGCCGAGAAAGGTTTGGCAAAACAATATCAGTTGCAACTTCAAACGGAATTTCCCAGTGCTCTAAGGGAGGCAAGTGATTTACTGGACCGGAGTATGTTTGAACCAGTGAACTCCGCAGGTAGTAAGCTTCCACGTAATCTTCCACTGGCTCTTTCGCCTCACTGCGAAAAGAAAGATTATATTTAGTAGGCATCTAATAactgtaattttataataaaatagatttagcatacgtaatggctgcgatcgcatgagaacacggcATGCCGTCCAGGTCGAATTCATTGCATTCACAGCTCTTCGCTTGAAGGTCAACCATGAAGCGACGATCACCGGCACGAACCCTATATTTTCTCTCGGAGGTCCTCTTCGCAGTGTAACGAAGACTCTTTGAGATCTCCGCACTTATCTTCTGTGTTGCCTCTGGAGTAAGAAGATCATCGCTCTCTTCCGCAGACGCAAGTCTGTCATTGAACCACTGCTCCAGAACCATCCTGATTGCCTCCAGCATGGAGCATATAGGAAGGCGTCTGGCCCACAACAAACGGGCATTCAAAGCATAGGCAGCATTAGATGTAAGAAAACTATAACGGGTCACCGGACTttgtgatcgtgcccacttctcAGGGCCTACGTGCATCAACTTCCCGTACGCCGCCGGCTTCAATTGAGCCTTAGCCGACATTGCACGTGAAAATTCTG is a window encoding:
- the LOC130998686 gene encoding uncharacterized protein LOC130998686, with the protein product MKQGAEAKVVRSDQGRLYYKCKHSDKCKFDVRASCHGGGMWGVHKFKEHSCQGELGILKRIKAHSNVVAAYVEKRIRDDGENKIKGYGQAVVELFRQAAYAYTDSEFSRAMSAKAQLKPAAYGKLMHVGPEKWARSQSPVTRYSFLTSNAAYALNARLLWARRLPICSMLEAIRMVLEQWFNDRLASAEESDDLLTPEATQKISAEISKSLRYTAKRTSERKYRVRAGDRRFMVDLQAKSCECNEFDLDGMPCSHAIAAITEAKEPVEDYVEAYYLRSSLVQTYSGPVNHLPPLEHWEIPFEVATDIVLPNLSRRQAGRPRESRIPSAGERPTQRTTTADASSSLRKRAPKTCCLCGSPGHTRRACKGTGWEQ